One window of Fusobacterium polymorphum genomic DNA carries:
- a CDS encoding zeta toxin family protein, with the protein MNNEKNYTDEEFQKAFQQILKFYKSRYSSQENPKAFLLGGQPGAGKSALENMINIENKYVSISGDDYRKFHPLYDKLNKIYGKDASKYTQKWSGEMVEYLLKEARKEKWNVILEGTLRKAELPIREAKDFKENGYSVELYVVVVKPEKSYLATLQRYEEMIVRCRIPRMTPKEHHDLVVNNIGDNLEIIYNSKAFDNIKLFDRENNLLYNYKENPDISPKNILEKEFYCEWKKEEIKKFEEKWQILIRMMENRKASFEEISNLKNEKEQIFKIISKLKKVIL; encoded by the coding sequence ATGAATAATGAAAAAAATTATACAGATGAAGAATTTCAAAAAGCATTTCAACAAATATTAAAGTTTTATAAATCAAGGTACAGTAGTCAAGAAAATCCAAAAGCTTTTTTATTAGGAGGTCAACCAGGTGCTGGTAAATCAGCCTTAGAAAATATGATTAATATAGAAAACAAGTATGTCTCTATAAGTGGTGATGATTATAGAAAATTTCATCCTTTATATGATAAATTAAATAAAATATATGGAAAGGATGCCTCAAAATATACTCAAAAATGGTCAGGAGAAATGGTTGAATATCTATTAAAAGAGGCAAGAAAAGAAAAATGGAATGTTATTTTAGAAGGAACTCTTAGAAAGGCAGAGTTACCTATAAGAGAAGCAAAAGATTTTAAAGAAAATGGATACTCTGTTGAATTATATGTAGTAGTTGTGAAACCTGAAAAATCTTATTTAGCTACCTTACAAAGATATGAAGAAATGATAGTAAGATGTAGAATTCCAAGAATGACTCCAAAGGAACATCATGATTTAGTAGTAAATAATATTGGAGATAACTTAGAAATCATATATAATTCAAAAGCTTTTGATAATATAAAGCTTTTTGACAGAGAAAATAATCTTTTGTATAATTATAAAGAAAATCCTGATATTAGTCCAAAAAATATTTTAGAAAAAGAATTTTACTGTGAATGGAAAAAAGAGGAAATAAAAAAATTTGAAGAAAAATGGCAAATTTTAATAAGAATGATGGAAAATAGAAAAGCCTCATTTGAAGAAATTTCTAATTTAAAAAATGAAAAAGAACAAATTTTTAAAATAATATCTAAACTAAAAAAAGTTATCTTATAA
- a CDS encoding DUF2262 domain-containing protein translates to MQEQGFPLIQENQLVDKIEKEREIIALINSKGTFTSEITSENKSLLVANAELMAYIDCTTNELHKNKTKIEWLVTVEDSKKNFIYNIEKYHIYRLKVKEADSDNFLLIDVLGRDLENELLKETLKECEQKAAIVIEEPDLGKFILDKNLKAFLSKMDWLNPKKQIDISLNIGENTRIKALEKVGAFFNTLEKLFANKKEWDKKLKVYTAENLVDLANELRKNLKGMFKFIKIWKWRFIGKIELISLAINPNGEFVATFDDKKLFVGHKIVVNGNVNGELLNSVVVENFNIEDYKKVEVPPVIPENISVSDNNTSNKE, encoded by the coding sequence ATGCAAGAACAAGGATTTCCATTGATTCAAGAAAATCAATTAGTAGATAAAATTGAAAAAGAAAGAGAGATAATAGCCCTTATAAATTCAAAAGGAACTTTTACTTCAGAAATAACTTCTGAAAATAAAAGTTTGTTAGTTGCAAATGCTGAACTTATGGCATATATTGATTGTACAACTAATGAATTACATAAAAATAAAACTAAAATAGAATGGTTAGTTACAGTAGAAGATAGTAAGAAAAACTTTATTTATAACATAGAAAAATATCATATTTATCGTTTAAAAGTTAAAGAAGCAGATTCTGATAATTTTTTACTTATAGATGTTTTAGGAAGAGATCTTGAAAATGAATTATTAAAGGAAACATTAAAAGAATGTGAACAAAAGGCTGCTATTGTAATTGAAGAACCAGATTTAGGAAAATTTATTTTAGATAAAAATTTAAAAGCCTTTTTATCTAAAATGGATTGGTTAAATCCAAAAAAACAGATAGATATTTCTTTAAATATTGGAGAAAATACTCGTATTAAAGCATTAGAAAAGGTAGGAGCGTTTTTTAATACACTTGAAAAATTATTTGCTAATAAAAAAGAGTGGGATAAGAAATTAAAAGTCTATACTGCTGAAAATCTAGTTGATTTGGCTAATGAATTAAGAAAAAATTTAAAGGGAATGTTTAAATTTATAAAAATATGGAAATGGCGTTTTATTGGAAAAATTGAGCTTATTAGTTTAGCTATTAATCCTAATGGAGAGTTTGTAGCTACTTTTGACGATAAAAAGTTATTTGTAGGACATAAAATTGTAGTAAATGGAAATGTCAATGGAGAGCTTTTGAATTCTGTTGTAGTTGAGAATTTTAATATTGAAGATTATAAGAAAGTTGAAGTTCCTCCAGTTATTCCTGAGAATATTTCTGTTAGTGACAATAACACAAGTAATAAAGAATAA
- the rpmI gene encoding 50S ribosomal protein L35 — translation MPKMKTHRGAKKRIKVTGTGKFVIKHSGKSHILTKKDRKRKNHLKKDAVVTETYKKHMQGLLPYGEGR, via the coding sequence ATGCCAAAGATGAAAACTCATAGAGGAGCTAAAAAAAGAATTAAAGTAACTGGAACTGGGAAGTTTGTTATTAAACATTCTGGTAAAAGCCATATCTTAACTAAAAAAGACAGAAAAAGAAAGAACCACTTAAAGAAAGATGCTGTGGTTACTGAAACTTATAAGAAACATATGCAAGGATTACTACCATATGGAGAAGGAAGATAA
- a CDS encoding OmpA family protein, with protein MKKKLTAVLLLALLVTACSSTKTTKKTNVGVDSTNKYAVEDTEANKKPLEDIIVFNEEGVTIRREGNNLILSMPELILFDFDKYAVKDGIKPSLSTLAKALGENKDIHIKIDGYTDFIGTEAYNLDLSVKRARAIKDFLISKGAIGSNISIEGYGEQNPAATNQTEAGRSKNRRVEFIISRG; from the coding sequence ATGAAGAAAAAATTAACTGCGGTACTTTTATTGGCTCTTTTAGTTACAGCTTGTAGTAGTACAAAAACAACAAAAAAGACAAATGTAGGTGTTGATTCAACTAACAAATATGCTGTTGAAGATACTGAAGCTAACAAAAAACCATTAGAAGACATTATAGTTTTCAATGAAGAAGGAGTTACAATAAGAAGAGAAGGTAATAATCTAATATTATCAATGCCTGAATTGATACTATTTGATTTTGATAAGTATGCTGTTAAGGATGGTATAAAACCTTCACTTTCAACTTTGGCAAAAGCTTTAGGAGAAAATAAAGATATTCATATAAAAATAGATGGATATACAGATTTTATAGGAACTGAAGCATACAACTTAGACTTATCTGTAAAGAGAGCAAGAGCAATCAAAGATTTCTTAATTTCTAAAGGTGCTATTGGATCTAATATCTCAATAGAAGGTTATGGAGAACAAAATCCAGCTGCTACAAACCAAACTGAAGCTGGAAGATCAAAAAATAGAAGAGTTGAATTCATTATATCAAGAGGATAA
- the rplM gene encoding 50S ribosomal protein L13 produces MKKYTFMQRKEDVVREWHHYDAEGQVLGRLAVEIAKKLMGKEKITFTPHIDGGDYVVVTNVEKIVVTGKKLTDKVYYNHSGFPGGIRARKLGEILAKKPEELLMLAVKRMLPKNKLGRQQLTRLRVFAGAEHSHVAQKPNKVEL; encoded by the coding sequence GTGAAAAAATATACTTTTATGCAAAGAAAAGAAGATGTTGTCAGAGAATGGCACCATTATGATGCTGAAGGGCAAGTTTTAGGAAGATTAGCAGTAGAAATTGCTAAAAAATTAATGGGTAAAGAAAAAATTACATTTACACCACATATTGATGGTGGAGATTATGTAGTAGTTACAAATGTTGAAAAAATAGTTGTAACTGGAAAAAAATTAACTGATAAAGTTTACTACAATCACTCAGGATTTCCTGGAGGAATAAGAGCAAGAAAACTAGGAGAAATCTTAGCAAAGAAACCAGAAGAATTATTAATGCTAGCTGTTAAGAGAATGCTTCCAAAAAATAAGTTAGGAAGACAACAACTAACAAGACTTAGAGTGTTTGCAGGAGCAGAACATTCTCATGTTGCACAAAAACCAAATAAGGTAGAATTATAA
- the rplT gene encoding 50S ribosomal protein L20, whose amino-acid sequence MRVKTGIIRRKRHKRVLKAAKGFRGASGDAFKQAKQATRRAMAFATRDRKVNKRRMRQLWITRINSAARMNGVSYSVLMNGLKKAGILLDRKVLADIALNNAAEFTKLVETAKSAL is encoded by the coding sequence ATGAGAGTAAAAACTGGAATTATAAGAAGAAAAAGACATAAAAGAGTATTAAAAGCTGCTAAAGGTTTTAGAGGTGCTTCAGGAGACGCTTTTAAACAAGCTAAACAAGCTACTAGAAGAGCAATGGCTTTTGCAACAAGAGATAGAAAAGTTAATAAAAGAAGAATGAGACAATTATGGATTACAAGAATAAACTCTGCTGCAAGAATGAATGGAGTTTCTTATTCTGTATTAATGAATGGTCTTAAAAAAGCTGGTATCTTACTTGATAGAAAAGTTTTAGCTGATATAGCTTTAAACAATGCTGCTGAATTTACAAAATTAGTAGAAACTGCTAAATCTGCTCTATAA
- a CDS encoding glycerol-3-phosphate responsive antiterminator — protein sequence MGIKSILERNPVIPAIKDNITLEKALNSNSELVFIIVSNIINIKDYTDKLKKLNKKVYIHVDMIDGLNSTNNGIDYIVNTVKPDGILTTKSNVVAHAYKNNINVIQRFFILDSLSYEKALLNIKENKVIAVEIMPGLMPKIIKKLSQETHIPIITGGLIKEKEDVINAINAGALSVSTTEVKLWED from the coding sequence ATGGGAATAAAAAGTATTTTAGAAAGAAATCCTGTTATACCTGCTATAAAAGACAATATAACTCTTGAAAAAGCTTTAAATTCAAATAGTGAGTTAGTTTTTATTATTGTATCTAATATAATAAATATAAAAGACTATACTGATAAGTTAAAAAAATTAAATAAAAAAGTATATATTCATGTTGATATGATAGATGGTTTAAATAGTACTAATAATGGTATAGATTATATAGTTAATACTGTTAAACCTGATGGAATTCTAACAACAAAATCTAATGTTGTTGCACATGCTTATAAAAATAATATAAATGTAATTCAGAGATTTTTTATACTTGATAGTTTATCTTATGAAAAAGCACTTTTAAATATTAAAGAAAATAAAGTTATTGCAGTTGAAATTATGCCTGGACTTATGCCTAAAATTATTAAAAAACTTTCTCAAGAAACACATATACCGATAATTACTGGTGGTCTAATAAAAGAGAAAGAAGATGTAATAAATGCTATAAATGCTGGAGCATTGTCAGTTTCAACCACAGAAGTAAAATTATGGGAAGATTAA
- the corA gene encoding magnesium/cobalt transporter CorA — MSNSNRKLGLLPGSVVYTGENPNYNITVTVIYYSKTFHKRVVFSADDKIDIDLEFDGNIWINIDGINDVGLIKRIGKIFNIDSLSLEDIANPEQRVKIDDRDSYIHIILKMLQMELLTKDVQYEQMSLIIKDNILITFQETPYDLFESIRSRLENPRTKLASKDVSYLAYILIDTIVDNYLLILDEVETEIDDIENKLVESADREDLENILTLKQNIAILKKFISPIRELISKLQTRSMLNYFHEDMKYYLGDLNDHGIIVFDTVDMLNNRATELIQLYHSMISNTMNEVMKILAIISTVFMPLSFIVGLYGMNFEYMPELKWHYGYYITLGLMVGLVILMIIYFKKKKWF, encoded by the coding sequence TTGTCAAATTCAAATAGAAAATTAGGTTTACTACCAGGAAGTGTTGTGTATACTGGAGAAAATCCTAATTACAATATAACTGTTACTGTAATTTATTATTCAAAAACTTTCCATAAGAGAGTTGTTTTTTCAGCTGATGATAAAATAGATATAGACTTAGAATTTGACGGAAATATCTGGATTAATATAGATGGTATTAATGATGTAGGTCTTATAAAAAGAATAGGTAAAATATTTAATATAGACTCTTTATCTTTGGAAGATATAGCTAACCCTGAACAAAGAGTAAAAATAGATGATAGAGACTCATATATTCATATAATATTAAAAATGTTGCAAATGGAGCTACTTACAAAAGATGTTCAATATGAACAAATGTCTTTAATAATAAAAGACAATATCCTAATTACCTTTCAAGAAACACCTTATGATTTGTTTGAATCTATTAGGAGTAGATTAGAGAATCCTAGAACAAAATTAGCTTCAAAAGATGTTAGTTACTTAGCATATATCTTAATAGATACAATTGTTGATAACTATTTATTAATCTTAGATGAAGTTGAAACTGAAATAGATGACATTGAAAATAAACTAGTTGAAAGTGCTGATAGAGAAGATTTAGAAAATATTTTAACTTTAAAACAAAATATAGCTATTTTAAAAAAATTTATTTCTCCAATCAGAGAACTAATTTCAAAACTACAAACAAGAAGTATGTTAAATTATTTCCATGAAGATATGAAATATTATCTAGGTGACTTAAATGACCATGGAATTATAGTTTTTGATACTGTTGATATGCTAAACAATAGAGCAACTGAACTTATACAGCTATACCATTCAATGATTAGTAATACTATGAATGAAGTTATGAAAATTCTAGCTATTATCTCAACAGTATTTATGCCTTTAAGTTTTATTGTTGGACTTTATGGAATGAATTTTGAATATATGCCTGAACTTAAATGGCATTATGGATATTATATAACCTTGGGTTTAATGGTAGGACTTGTTATTTTAATGATTATTTACTTTAAAAAGAAAAAATGGTTTTAG
- the rpsI gene encoding 30S ribosomal protein S9 produces MAEKITQYLGTGRRKTSVARVRLIPGGQGVEINGKAMDEYFGGRAILSKIVEQPLALTETLNKFAVKVNVVGGGNSGQAGAIRHGVARALLLADESLKEALREAGFLTRDSRMVERKKYGKKKARRSPQFSKR; encoded by the coding sequence GTGGCAGAAAAAATAACTCAATATTTAGGAACTGGTAGAAGAAAAACTTCAGTAGCTAGAGTAAGATTAATTCCTGGTGGACAAGGAGTAGAAATAAATGGTAAAGCAATGGATGAATATTTTGGAGGGAGAGCTATCCTTTCTAAAATAGTTGAACAACCTTTAGCTTTAACAGAAACTTTAAATAAATTTGCAGTTAAAGTAAATGTAGTTGGTGGAGGAAACTCTGGACAAGCTGGTGCAATTAGACATGGTGTTGCAAGAGCATTATTACTTGCTGATGAAAGTTTAAAAGAAGCTTTAAGAGAAGCTGGATTCTTAACAAGAGATTCAAGAATGGTTGAAAGAAAGAAATATGGTAAGAAGAAAGCAAGAAGAAGTCCACAATTCTCAAAACGTTAA
- the infC gene encoding translation initiation factor IF-3, with the protein MPVLFFFQWRCSVISDKTRINEKIRGKEFRIISFDGEQLGIMTAEQALNLATSQGYDLVEIAPSATPPVCKIMDYSKYKYEQTRKLKEAKKNQKQVVIKEIKVTARIDSHDLETKLNQVTKFLEKENKVKVTLVLFGREKMHANLGVTTLDEIAEKFAEIAEVEKKYADKQKHLILSPKKIK; encoded by the coding sequence TTGCCTGTTTTATTTTTTTTTCAATGGAGGTGTAGTGTTATTTCTGACAAGACAAGAATAAACGAAAAGATTAGAGGGAAGGAATTCAGAATTATTTCTTTTGATGGTGAACAATTAGGTATTATGACAGCAGAACAAGCTTTGAATTTAGCTACTTCACAAGGCTATGATTTAGTTGAGATTGCTCCAAGTGCAACCCCACCTGTTTGCAAAATAATGGATTATAGTAAATATAAATATGAACAAACTAGAAAATTAAAGGAAGCTAAGAAAAATCAAAAGCAAGTTGTTATTAAAGAAATTAAAGTGACTGCAAGAATTGACAGCCATGATTTAGAAACTAAACTTAATCAAGTTACTAAATTTTTAGAAAAAGAAAATAAGGTAAAAGTTACTTTGGTATTGTTTGGTAGAGAAAAGATGCATGCTAATCTAGGAGTTACAACACTAGATGAGATAGCTGAAAAATTTGCTGAAATTGCTGAGGTAGAGAAAAAATATGCTGATAAACAAAAACATTTAATCTTATCACCTAAAAAAATAAAGTAA
- a CDS encoding fructose bisphosphate aldolase — MNEKLEKMRNGKGFIAALDQSGGSTPKALKLYGVNEDQYSNEAEMFDLIHKMRTRIIKSPAFNESKILGAILFEQTMDSKIDGKYTADFLWEEKRVLPFLKIDKGLNDLDADGVQTMKPNPTLPELLKRANERHIFGTKMRSVIKKASPAGIARVVEQQFEVAAQIVAAGLIPIIEPEVDINNVDKVECEEILRDEIRKHLNALPETSNVMLKLTLPTVENFYEEFTKHPRVVRVVALSGGYSREKANDILSKNKGVIASFSRALTEGLSAQQTDDEFNKTLATTIEGIYEASVK, encoded by the coding sequence ATGAACGAAAAATTAGAAAAAATGAGAAATGGAAAAGGATTTATTGCTGCACTTGACCAAAGTGGAGGAAGTACACCAAAAGCATTAAAATTATATGGTGTTAATGAAGATCAATATTCAAATGAAGCAGAAATGTTTGATTTAATCCATAAAATGAGAACTAGAATTATTAAAAGTCCTGCTTTTAATGAATCAAAAATTTTAGGAGCTATCCTATTTGAACAAACTATGGATAGTAAAATTGATGGAAAATATACAGCAGATTTCTTATGGGAAGAAAAGAGAGTTTTACCTTTCTTAAAAATAGATAAAGGTCTTAATGACTTAGATGCTGATGGTGTTCAAACAATGAAACCTAATCCAACTTTACCAGAACTTTTAAAAAGAGCTAATGAAAGACATATATTTGGAACTAAAATGCGTTCTGTTATCAAAAAAGCATCTCCTGCTGGAATAGCAAGAGTTGTTGAACAACAATTTGAAGTTGCTGCTCAAATAGTTGCTGCAGGACTTATCCCTATAATAGAACCAGAAGTAGATATTAACAATGTAGATAAAGTTGAGTGTGAAGAAATATTAAGAGATGAAATCAGAAAACATCTTAATGCTTTACCAGAAACTTCAAATGTAATGTTAAAATTAACTTTACCAACAGTTGAAAATTTCTATGAAGAATTTACAAAACACCCAAGAGTAGTTAGAGTTGTTGCTTTATCTGGTGGATACTCAAGAGAAAAAGCAAATGATATTCTTTCTAAAAACAAAGGAGTTATTGCAAGTTTCTCAAGAGCATTAACTGAAGGATTATCAGCACAACAAACTGATGATGAATTTAATAAAACATTAGCAACTACTATTGAAGGAATTTATGAAGCTTCTGTAAAATAG
- a CDS encoding pyridoxal phosphate-dependent aminotransferase, with the protein MLAKRYTGKKLVDNIFATSKKAKQAIVKFGKENVINATIGSLYNEDEKLAVYDVVESVYRNLPPEDLYAYATNVIGEDDYLEEVIKVVFYDDYKEALKGLYISSIATTGGTGAISNTIKNYMDTGDKVLLPNWMWGTYKNIVIENGGKVETYQLFDENGNFNFEDFKIKVLELAKIQKNVVLVINEPSHNPTGFRMTYEEWVNLMDFFKSIRDTNVIVIRDVAYFEYDDRGEEETKKIRKLLVGLPKNILFMYAFSLSKSLSIYGMRIGAQIAVSSDEEVIQEFKDALPFSCRTTWSNIPKGGMRLFATIMKNPELKANFLNEKQGYMDLLNERANIFLAEAKEVNLELLPYKSGFFVTVPVGKTVDKVIEDLENKNIFVIKFDTGIRIGLCSVPKKKIKGLAKKIKESIDKSKN; encoded by the coding sequence ATGTTAGCAAAAAGATATACAGGAAAAAAATTAGTTGACAACATATTTGCAACAAGTAAAAAGGCAAAACAAGCTATTGTAAAATTTGGAAAAGAAAATGTAATAAATGCAACTATTGGTTCACTTTATAATGAGGATGAAAAATTAGCTGTATATGATGTAGTTGAAAGTGTGTATAGGAATCTTCCACCAGAAGACTTATATGCTTATGCTACTAATGTAATAGGTGAAGATGATTATCTTGAAGAAGTTATAAAGGTAGTTTTTTATGATGATTATAAAGAAGCATTAAAAGGATTATATATTTCTTCTATTGCAACAACAGGTGGAACAGGTGCAATCTCTAACACAATCAAAAACTATATGGATACAGGTGATAAAGTATTATTGCCAAATTGGATGTGGGGAACATATAAGAATATTGTTATTGAAAATGGTGGAAAAGTTGAAACTTATCAGTTATTTGATGAAAATGGTAATTTTAACTTTGAAGATTTTAAAATAAAAGTTTTAGAACTAGCAAAAATTCAAAAGAATGTCGTTCTTGTAATAAATGAGCCTAGTCATAATCCAACAGGTTTTAGAATGACTTATGAAGAATGGGTAAATCTTATGGACTTCTTTAAAAGCATAAGAGATACTAATGTAATTGTAATAAGAGATGTTGCTTACTTTGAATATGATGATAGAGGTGAAGAAGAAACTAAAAAAATTAGAAAATTATTAGTTGGTTTACCTAAAAATATATTATTTATGTATGCTTTTAGTTTATCAAAATCTTTATCTATATATGGAATGAGAATAGGAGCACAAATTGCAGTTTCATCTGATGAAGAAGTTATACAAGAATTTAAAGATGCATTACCATTTTCTTGTAGAACAACTTGGTCTAATATACCAAAAGGTGGAATGAGATTATTTGCTACTATCATGAAAAATCCTGAATTAAAAGCTAACTTTTTAAATGAAAAACAAGGTTATATGGATTTATTAAATGAAAGAGCTAATATATTTTTAGCGGAGGCTAAAGAAGTAAATTTAGAACTTTTACCATATAAAAGTGGGTTTTTTGTAACTGTTCCAGTGGGAAAAACTGTAGATAAAGTTATAGAAGATTTAGAAAATAAAAATATATTTGTTATAAAATTTGATACTGGTATAAGAATAGGATTATGTAGTGTTCCAAAGAAAAAAATTAAAGGACTTGCTAAAAAAATAAAAGAATCTATTGACAAGTCTAAAAATTAA
- a CDS encoding alanine/glycine:cation symporter family protein, whose amino-acid sequence MLNFIASINELFWGAILILLLVGTGIFYTLKLKFVQVRKFKKGVSQLTGDFDINGKDADHNGMSSFQALATAIAAQVGTGNLAGAATAIVSGGPGAIFWMWVSAFFGMATIYAEAILSQLFKRKVEGEVTGGPAYYIEELFNKSFLSKILAVFFALSCILALGFMGNGVQANSIGEAMKNAFNISPYITGVVVALLGGFVFFGGVKRIASFTEKVVPLMAGLYILICLIIIVINYSNVIKAFEAIFVNAFSMKSILGGFLGMGVKKAIRYGVARGLFSNEAGMGSTPHAHAIAKVKNPVEQGNVALITVFIDTFIVLTLTALVILTSNIGDGTLTGITLTQKAFEAALGYSGTIFIAVALFFFAFSTIIGWYFFGEANIKYLFGKKAINVYRILVMIAIFIGSTQKVELVWELADLFNGLMVIPNLIALIVLYKLVVNTSNEYDKLHNL is encoded by the coding sequence ATGTTAAATTTTATTGCTAGTATTAATGAACTTTTTTGGGGAGCTATTTTAATTTTACTTTTAGTTGGAACAGGAATTTTTTATACTCTTAAATTAAAATTTGTACAAGTGAGAAAATTTAAAAAAGGTGTATCTCAATTAACAGGAGATTTTGATATAAATGGTAAAGATGCTGATCACAATGGTATGTCATCCTTCCAAGCACTTGCAACTGCTATTGCAGCACAAGTTGGAACAGGAAATCTCGCTGGAGCTGCAACTGCTATTGTATCAGGAGGACCAGGAGCTATATTTTGGATGTGGGTAAGTGCATTTTTTGGAATGGCAACTATCTATGCAGAAGCTATTTTAAGTCAATTATTTAAAAGAAAAGTTGAAGGGGAAGTTACAGGAGGACCTGCATACTATATAGAAGAACTTTTTAATAAAAGTTTTTTATCAAAAATTCTTGCTGTATTTTTTGCACTATCTTGTATATTAGCACTAGGTTTTATGGGAAATGGTGTACAAGCTAACTCAATAGGAGAGGCTATGAAGAATGCTTTTAATATTTCTCCATATATAACAGGTGTTGTTGTTGCTCTATTAGGAGGATTTGTATTTTTTGGTGGTGTAAAAAGAATTGCATCTTTCACAGAAAAAGTTGTTCCTTTAATGGCAGGATTATACATATTAATTTGTTTAATAATAATTGTAATAAACTACTCTAATGTTATCAAAGCTTTTGAAGCAATATTTGTAAATGCTTTTTCTATGAAATCAATTCTTGGAGGTTTCTTAGGAATGGGTGTAAAAAAAGCTATAAGATATGGAGTTGCAAGAGGATTATTCTCAAATGAAGCTGGTATGGGTTCAACTCCACATGCTCATGCTATTGCAAAAGTTAAAAATCCAGTTGAACAAGGAAATGTTGCACTAATTACAGTTTTCATAGACACTTTCATAGTATTAACTTTAACAGCTCTTGTTATTCTTACTTCTAATATAGGAGATGGAACTTTAACTGGTATTACATTAACACAAAAAGCTTTTGAGGCTGCTTTAGGATATTCAGGAACTATTTTTATTGCAGTTGCATTATTCTTTTTTGCATTTTCAACAATTATTGGTTGGTATTTTTTTGGAGAAGCTAATATAAAATATTTATTTGGTAAAAAAGCAATCAATGTTTATAGAATTTTAGTTATGATAGCAATTTTTATAGGTTCTACACAAAAAGTTGAACTTGTTTGGGAACTTGCAGATTTATTTAATGGACTTATGGTTATACCAAATTTAATTGCTTTAATTGTTTTGTATAAATTAGTTGTTAATACTTCAAATGAATATGATAAATTACATAATTTATAA